The following are from one region of the Actinoplanes sp. L3-i22 genome:
- a CDS encoding gluconokinase codes for MVPIVVMGVAGCGKSTIGRALAERLGVPYAEADDFHPPANVAKMHSGVPLTDEDRAPWLAAIAGQIAAAGADGLVVSCSALKRGYRDVLRGGNPEAFFAHLVLTPEVAEARVSKRVGHFMPGVLVQSQFAILEPLAAEENGVGVDATLPVETIVEKVLSRLSRTQ; via the coding sequence ATGGTGCCGATCGTGGTGATGGGTGTCGCGGGCTGCGGCAAGAGCACGATCGGCAGGGCCCTGGCGGAACGGCTCGGGGTGCCGTACGCGGAAGCCGATGATTTTCATCCACCGGCGAACGTGGCCAAGATGCACAGTGGGGTGCCGCTCACCGACGAGGACCGGGCGCCCTGGCTCGCGGCGATCGCCGGTCAGATCGCCGCGGCCGGGGCAGACGGGCTGGTGGTGAGCTGCTCGGCGCTCAAGCGGGGGTACCGGGACGTGCTGCGCGGCGGGAATCCCGAAGCGTTCTTCGCGCACCTCGTGCTGACGCCCGAGGTGGCCGAGGCGCGGGTCAGCAAGCGTGTCGGGCACTTCATGCCCGGGGTGCTCGTGCAGTCCCAGTTCGCGATCCTGGAGCCGCTGGCGGCGGAGGAGAACGGGGTGGGCGTGGACGCCACGTTGCCGGTGGAGACGATTGTGGAGAAGGTGCTGAGCCGGCTTTCCCGTACCCAATAA
- a CDS encoding bifunctional 3'-5' exonuclease/DNA polymerase, with protein sequence MLVAVLPDGRLQDLQADGRPVGSPHPAPDLPAAIAAREAAEQPRWVWPATADVYPALLRAGVRVARCHDLELTEALLLGQAGRWGEPRGLAAAVARLHGRPVLPDRIRPEAEPPGFAQGSLFDAISAPVQVTAEDLIALYGDQQRRLAGTDHPGRFRTLVAAESAGALIAAEMGRTGLPWRADVHDRLLRELLGPPQPVGPPRRLAELTAEINAAFGTHGLHPDLPAEVIRAFARAGIQIPNTRRWVLREVDHPAVRPLLEFKELYRLWTANGWTWLDSWVRDGRFRPEYTLGNVVSGRWGARGGGALQVPKVIRRAVIADPGWRFVVADASQLEPRVLAAVSGDRGLARAAAAGDLYAALAKDSFDGDRAKAKVALIGAMYGQTGGDAIPALAVLRRSYATAFEYVEQAARVGENGGLVHSWLGRTCPPASAPRDAGLDPPDEAVPPPGRARGRFTRNFVIQATAAEWALVLLATLRTALAGTRAELVLFVHDEVVVHCPADQAEQVADTVRECAATAGRMLFGATEVRFPLDVSVVGSYADAK encoded by the coding sequence GTGCTCGTAGCGGTACTTCCCGACGGTCGGCTGCAGGATCTGCAGGCCGACGGCCGGCCGGTCGGGTCGCCCCACCCGGCGCCCGACCTGCCGGCGGCCATCGCCGCGCGCGAGGCCGCCGAGCAGCCGCGCTGGGTGTGGCCGGCCACCGCCGACGTCTACCCCGCGCTGCTGCGGGCCGGGGTCCGGGTCGCGCGCTGTCACGATCTCGAGCTGACCGAGGCGTTGCTGCTGGGGCAGGCCGGTCGCTGGGGTGAGCCACGGGGGCTCGCCGCGGCGGTGGCCCGGCTGCACGGCCGCCCGGTCCTGCCGGACCGGATCCGGCCCGAGGCCGAACCCCCGGGCTTCGCGCAGGGTTCGCTGTTCGACGCCATCTCCGCTCCGGTCCAGGTCACTGCGGAAGACCTGATTGCGCTGTACGGCGATCAGCAGCGCCGTCTCGCCGGAACCGACCACCCCGGCCGCTTCCGGACCCTGGTCGCCGCCGAGTCGGCCGGCGCCCTGATCGCCGCCGAGATGGGCCGCACCGGCCTGCCCTGGCGCGCCGACGTGCACGACCGGCTGCTGCGCGAGCTGCTCGGCCCGCCCCAGCCGGTCGGCCCGCCCCGCCGCCTGGCCGAGCTCACCGCCGAGATCAACGCGGCGTTCGGCACCCACGGGCTGCACCCCGACCTGCCGGCCGAGGTGATCCGCGCGTTCGCGCGAGCCGGCATCCAGATCCCGAACACCCGCCGCTGGGTGCTGCGTGAGGTCGACCACCCGGCGGTCCGCCCGCTGCTGGAGTTCAAGGAGCTCTACCGCCTCTGGACCGCCAACGGCTGGACCTGGCTGGACTCCTGGGTCCGCGACGGCCGCTTCCGCCCGGAATACACGCTGGGCAACGTGGTCTCCGGCCGCTGGGGCGCCCGCGGCGGCGGCGCCCTGCAGGTGCCCAAGGTGATCCGCCGCGCGGTGATCGCCGATCCCGGCTGGCGGTTCGTGGTCGCCGACGCGAGTCAGCTGGAGCCCCGGGTGCTGGCCGCGGTCTCCGGCGACCGCGGGCTGGCCCGGGCTGCCGCCGCGGGCGACCTCTACGCCGCGCTGGCGAAGGACTCGTTCGACGGTGACCGGGCCAAGGCCAAGGTCGCCCTGATCGGCGCGATGTACGGGCAGACCGGCGGCGACGCGATCCCGGCCCTGGCCGTGCTCCGCCGGAGCTACGCGACCGCCTTCGAGTACGTGGAGCAGGCCGCCCGGGTCGGGGAGAACGGCGGCCTGGTCCACTCCTGGCTGGGCCGCACCTGCCCGCCGGCCTCGGCGCCCCGCGACGCCGGCCTGGATCCCCCGGACGAGGCGGTGCCCCCACCCGGACGGGCGAGGGGACGATTCACCCGGAACTTCGTGATCCAGGCCACCGCCGCCGAGTGGGCGCTCGTGCTGCTCGCCACGCTGCGCACCGCGCTGGCCGGCACCCGGGCCGAGCTGGTCCTGTTCGTGCACGACGAGGTGGTCGTGCACTGCCCCGCTGACCAGGCCGAACAGGTCGCCGACACGGTCCGGGAGTGTGCCGCGACGGCCGGACGGATGCTTTTCGGCGCCACCGAGGTCAGGTTCCCGCTGGACGTCTCAGTGGTTGGTTCCTACGCCGACGCGAAATGA
- a CDS encoding sensor histidine kinase encodes MRQAHGGWPHSAVIATTVIQMVSTNVLSGHGRLLQPWTNFTTLLLLAGPAALFLRRRAPLTAFLAASAASIYLITHLSLHAGYAVPAVVALYSLARTGRRQAALIGAATVWAVWLGVVLGFAGPLGLDEAVRPKTGQACLVATVLGVVILLGGAARIRAENYAEQAKVRAEQARARAEQERRLASEERLRIAQELHDVLGHHLSLINVQAGVGLHLMDQRPEQAREALTAIKSASAEALREVRSVLGVLRTEGEAAPRQPTLGLNGLSELTASAGIPVRLTVTGEPRELPAEVDRAAYRIVQEALTNVRRHHAGPQPEADVAVGYLPAALYLSIRNGGPATAEPPVPVPEADKGSGIAGMRARAESLGGRLEAGCPPTGGFLVTVILPTKPPPDATSPADAPAAASASSAASPPAAASPPDSAPAPASPAAAVAPSESAPAAASGVGVAPGGLPSRDSDDDAEWRPGLNGAGRREPGEGDRVHEVPVVGGDVRGGAGTDSGAGTGGGAGTGGGVAVGEGDGGRRGLGRRGGAEGSDERVTSEGER; translated from the coding sequence GTGCGGCAGGCGCACGGTGGGTGGCCGCACAGCGCGGTGATCGCGACGACGGTGATCCAGATGGTCAGCACCAACGTGCTGTCCGGTCACGGCCGGCTGCTCCAGCCGTGGACCAACTTCACCACCCTGCTGCTGCTGGCCGGTCCGGCCGCGCTCTTCCTGCGCCGCCGTGCGCCGCTCACCGCGTTCCTGGCCGCCTCGGCCGCGTCGATCTACCTGATCACCCACCTGTCGCTGCACGCCGGCTACGCCGTCCCCGCCGTCGTCGCGCTCTACTCCCTGGCCCGGACAGGCCGGCGCCAGGCCGCGCTGATCGGCGCCGCGACCGTCTGGGCGGTCTGGCTCGGGGTGGTCCTCGGGTTCGCCGGCCCGCTCGGGCTCGACGAGGCGGTCCGGCCGAAAACCGGGCAGGCCTGCCTGGTCGCCACCGTGCTGGGCGTGGTGATCCTGCTCGGCGGCGCCGCCCGCATCCGCGCGGAAAACTACGCCGAGCAGGCCAAGGTCCGCGCCGAGCAGGCCCGGGCGCGCGCCGAGCAGGAGCGCCGGCTCGCCTCCGAGGAGCGGCTGCGGATCGCCCAGGAGCTGCACGACGTGCTCGGCCACCACCTGTCGCTGATCAACGTGCAGGCCGGTGTCGGGCTGCACCTGATGGACCAGCGGCCCGAGCAGGCCCGGGAGGCCCTGACCGCGATCAAGAGCGCGAGCGCGGAGGCGCTGCGCGAGGTGCGCTCCGTCCTGGGCGTGCTGCGCACCGAGGGGGAGGCCGCGCCGCGCCAGCCCACGCTCGGCCTCAACGGCCTGAGCGAGCTGACCGCGTCGGCCGGCATCCCGGTCCGCCTGACGGTGACCGGCGAGCCACGGGAGCTGCCCGCCGAGGTCGACCGGGCCGCCTACCGGATCGTCCAGGAGGCGCTGACCAACGTGCGCCGCCACCACGCCGGGCCGCAGCCGGAGGCGGACGTCGCGGTGGGCTACCTTCCGGCCGCGCTGTACCTCTCGATCCGCAACGGCGGGCCGGCGACGGCGGAGCCGCCGGTCCCGGTTCCGGAGGCGGACAAGGGGAGCGGGATCGCGGGGATGCGGGCTCGGGCGGAGAGTCTGGGCGGCCGGTTGGAGGCGGGGTGCCCGCCGACGGGTGGCTTCCTGGTCACCGTCATCCTCCCCACGAAGCCACCACCCGACGCCACCTCTCCGGCCGATGCCCCCGCCGCTGCGTCGGCCTCCTCCGCCGCGTCGCCCCCGGCCGCCGCGTCGCCCCCCGATTCCGCGCCTGCGCCCGCATCGCCTGCTGCCGCCGTGGCGCCCTCTGAATCCGCGCCTGCCGCCGCGTCGGGCGTTGGCGTGGCTCCCGGCGGCTTGCCGTCTCGGGACTCGGATGACGACGCGGAGTGGAGGCCGGGCTTGAACGGTGCGGGTCGCCGCGAGCCGGGGGAGGGCGATCGGGTGCACGAGGTGCCGGTCGTGGGCGGCGATGTTCGTGGCGGGGCGGGAACCGACAGCGGAGCGGGCACGGGCGGCGGAGCGGGAACGGGCGGCGGGGTGGCTGTGGGTGAGGGCGATGGGGGTCGGCGGGGGCTGGGCCGGCGTGGTGGTGCGGAGGGTTCGGACGAGCGTGTGACATCTGAGGGGGAGAGATGA
- the metH gene encoding methionine synthase yields MTQTVTELRELLAERVLVLDGAWGTMLQGARLTPADYRADLIPADHEQDVTGDPDLLNLTRPDVVLDVHRQYLAAGADITTTNTFTATTIAQADYGLEHLVHDMNVQGARLARQAADEAAARDGRPRFVAGCVGPLNVTLSLSPKVDDPAYRAVTFDQVKTSYAEQILALAEGGVDLLMIETIFDTLNAKAAVAAAREVAPELPLWISVTIVDLSGRTLSGQTVEAFWRSVERAEPLVVGLNCALGAAEVRQHVVELARLSNTFVASHPNAGLPNAFGGYDQTPAETGVLIGEFAESGLVNIVGGCCGTTPAHIAEIAAAVSSSAPRVIAPPAPATRFSGLEPFEIGPDTGFVMIGERTNVTGSAKFRRLIEADDYQAAVDVALDQVRGGANLLDVNMDADLLDSERAMTTFLNLIATEPEVARIPIMIDSSKWNVLEAGLKCVQGKGVVNSISLKEGPEPFLAQARRIRDFGAGVVVMAFDEQGQADTADRKVSICGRAYDLLVEDGFEPTDIIFDPNVLAVATGIAEHNGYAKAFLDALPRIKARCPGARTSGGISNLSFAFRGNDIVREAMHSAFLFYAVQAGLDMGIVNAGQLAVYQDIPADLLELVEDVLFDRREDATDRLVTFASTVTGSGAKREIDLSWREAEVEQRLSHALVHGIVDFIEADTEEARLKLPRALDVIEGPLMDGMSIVGDLFGSGKMFLPQVVKSARVMKRSVAYLLPYMEKDKTEGSRGQGKVVLATVKGDVHDIGKNIVGVVLGCNNYEVIDLGVMVPTAKILDVAIAEGADAIGLSGLITPSLDEMVAVGAEMQRRGLKLPLLIGGATTSKQHTAVRIAPAYDGSTVHVLDASRVVGVVADLLDTDRSVKLDEANRADQERLREQHEKRHAVPLLTVAQARANRERVDFSELPTPAFTGVREVQPTIAELREMIDWQFLFLAWELKGKYPAILKEPVARELFDDANAMLDQIIADGSFQARGLYGFWPAHSDGDDIRLANGRGFPMLRQQSEKPAGRANRCLADYIAPAGDHLGGFAVAIHGAEKLAKKYEAEQDDYKAIMVKALADRLAEAFAEYLHLKARRDWFEPGSQPKLADLHAERFRGIRPALGYPASPDHSEKKDLFQLLDTGRIGMQLTESFAMTPAAAVSGLIFAHPEAKYFTVGRLGKDQVEDYAARRGMPLAEVERWLRPNLAYSID; encoded by the coding sequence GTGACTCAGACCGTCACCGAGCTGCGCGAACTGCTCGCTGAGCGGGTCCTGGTGCTGGACGGCGCCTGGGGCACGATGCTGCAGGGCGCCCGGCTGACCCCGGCCGACTACCGTGCCGACCTGATCCCGGCCGACCACGAGCAGGACGTCACCGGCGACCCCGACCTGCTCAACCTGACCCGGCCGGACGTGGTGCTCGACGTGCACCGGCAGTATCTGGCGGCCGGCGCCGACATCACCACCACGAACACGTTCACCGCGACCACCATCGCCCAGGCCGACTACGGGCTGGAGCACCTGGTGCACGACATGAACGTGCAGGGGGCCCGGCTGGCCCGGCAGGCCGCCGACGAGGCGGCGGCGCGGGACGGGCGGCCGCGGTTCGTCGCCGGCTGTGTGGGACCGCTGAACGTGACGCTCTCGTTGTCGCCCAAGGTCGACGACCCGGCCTATCGCGCGGTCACCTTCGATCAGGTGAAGACGTCGTACGCCGAACAGATCCTGGCGCTCGCCGAAGGCGGCGTCGATCTTCTGATGATCGAGACGATCTTCGACACGCTGAACGCCAAGGCGGCGGTCGCGGCGGCCCGTGAGGTCGCCCCGGAGCTGCCGCTCTGGATCTCGGTCACCATCGTCGACCTCTCCGGCCGGACCCTGTCCGGGCAGACCGTGGAGGCGTTCTGGCGCTCGGTCGAGCGGGCCGAGCCGCTGGTCGTCGGCCTGAACTGCGCGCTCGGCGCGGCCGAGGTGCGCCAGCACGTGGTCGAGCTGGCCCGGCTGTCGAACACTTTCGTCGCCTCGCACCCGAACGCCGGCCTGCCGAACGCGTTCGGCGGCTACGACCAGACCCCCGCCGAGACCGGCGTGCTGATCGGCGAGTTCGCCGAGTCCGGCCTGGTCAACATCGTCGGCGGCTGCTGCGGCACCACCCCGGCGCACATCGCCGAGATCGCCGCGGCGGTCTCCTCGTCGGCGCCCCGGGTGATCGCCCCGCCCGCGCCGGCCACCCGCTTCAGCGGCCTGGAGCCGTTCGAGATCGGCCCGGACACCGGGTTCGTGATGATCGGCGAGCGGACCAACGTGACCGGCTCGGCCAAGTTCCGCCGGCTGATCGAGGCCGACGACTACCAGGCCGCCGTCGACGTGGCGCTGGACCAGGTCCGCGGCGGCGCGAACCTGCTCGACGTGAACATGGACGCCGACCTGCTGGACAGCGAGCGGGCGATGACCACGTTCCTCAACCTGATCGCGACCGAGCCCGAGGTGGCCCGGATCCCGATCATGATCGACAGCTCGAAGTGGAACGTGCTCGAGGCCGGCCTCAAGTGCGTCCAGGGCAAGGGCGTGGTCAACTCGATCAGCCTGAAGGAGGGGCCCGAGCCGTTCCTGGCGCAGGCCCGGCGGATCCGGGACTTCGGCGCCGGCGTGGTGGTGATGGCCTTCGACGAGCAGGGCCAGGCGGACACCGCCGACCGCAAGGTGTCGATCTGCGGCCGCGCCTACGACCTGCTGGTCGAGGACGGCTTCGAGCCCACCGACATCATCTTCGACCCGAACGTGCTGGCCGTGGCGACCGGCATCGCCGAGCACAACGGGTACGCGAAGGCGTTCCTGGACGCGCTCCCGCGGATCAAGGCGCGCTGCCCGGGCGCCCGGACCAGCGGCGGCATCTCCAACCTGTCGTTCGCGTTCCGCGGCAACGACATCGTCCGCGAGGCCATGCACTCGGCGTTCCTGTTCTACGCGGTCCAGGCCGGGCTGGACATGGGCATCGTCAACGCCGGCCAGCTCGCGGTCTACCAGGACATCCCGGCCGACCTGCTGGAGCTGGTCGAGGACGTGCTCTTCGACCGCCGGGAGGACGCCACCGACCGCCTGGTCACCTTCGCCTCCACGGTCACCGGCAGCGGCGCCAAGCGGGAGATCGACCTCTCCTGGCGCGAGGCGGAGGTCGAGCAGCGGCTCAGCCACGCGCTGGTGCACGGCATCGTCGACTTCATCGAGGCGGACACCGAGGAGGCCCGGCTGAAGCTGCCCCGGGCGCTCGACGTGATCGAGGGCCCGCTGATGGACGGCATGAGCATCGTCGGCGACCTGTTCGGCTCCGGCAAGATGTTCCTGCCCCAGGTGGTCAAGAGCGCCCGGGTGATGAAGCGCTCGGTGGCCTACCTGCTGCCCTACATGGAGAAGGACAAGACCGAGGGCTCCCGCGGGCAGGGCAAGGTGGTGCTCGCCACGGTCAAGGGCGACGTCCACGACATCGGCAAGAACATCGTCGGCGTGGTGCTGGGCTGCAACAACTACGAGGTGATCGACCTCGGCGTGATGGTCCCGACCGCCAAGATCCTGGACGTCGCGATCGCCGAGGGGGCCGACGCGATCGGGCTGTCCGGCCTGATCACGCCGTCGCTGGACGAGATGGTCGCGGTCGGCGCGGAGATGCAGCGGCGCGGGCTCAAGCTGCCGCTGCTGATCGGCGGGGCGACCACGTCCAAGCAGCACACCGCGGTGCGGATCGCGCCGGCGTACGACGGCTCCACCGTGCACGTGCTGGACGCGTCCCGGGTCGTCGGCGTCGTCGCCGACCTGCTCGACACCGACCGCTCGGTCAAGCTCGACGAGGCGAACCGGGCCGACCAGGAGCGGCTGCGCGAGCAGCACGAGAAGCGGCACGCCGTGCCGCTGCTCACCGTCGCGCAGGCCCGGGCGAACCGGGAGCGGGTCGACTTCAGCGAGCTGCCCACGCCCGCCTTCACCGGGGTCCGCGAGGTGCAGCCGACCATCGCCGAGCTGCGCGAGATGATCGACTGGCAGTTCCTCTTCCTGGCCTGGGAGCTGAAGGGGAAGTACCCGGCGATCCTCAAGGAGCCGGTGGCCAGGGAGCTCTTCGACGACGCCAACGCGATGCTCGACCAGATCATCGCGGACGGTTCGTTCCAGGCCCGCGGCCTCTACGGGTTCTGGCCCGCGCACAGCGACGGGGACGACATCCGGCTGGCGAACGGGCGCGGCTTCCCGATGCTGCGCCAGCAGTCGGAGAAGCCGGCCGGCCGCGCCAACCGCTGCCTCGCCGACTACATCGCCCCGGCCGGCGACCACCTCGGCGGCTTCGCGGTCGCCATCCACGGCGCGGAGAAGCTGGCCAAGAAGTACGAGGCCGAACAGGACGACTACAAGGCGATCATGGTCAAGGCCCTGGCCGACCGGCTGGCCGAGGCGTTCGCGGAGTACCTGCACCTCAAGGCCCGCCGCGACTGGTTCGAGCCGGGCTCGCAGCCGAAGCTGGCCGACCTGCACGCCGAGCGCTTCCGGGGCATCCGGCCGGCGCTGGGCTACCCGGCGAGCCCGGACCACAGCGAGAAGAAGGACCTGTTCCAGCTGCTCGACACCGGCCGGATCGGGATGCAGCTGACCGAGTCGTTCGCGATGACCCCGGCCGCGGCGGTCAGCGGCCTGATCTTCGCCCACCCGGAGGCGAAGTATTTCACCGTCGGCCGGCTGGGTAAGGATCAAGTGGAGGACTACGCCGCCCGGCGTGGCATGCCGCTGGCCGAGGTGGAACGCTGGCTGCGGCCGAACCTGGCCTACTCGATCGACTGA
- a CDS encoding carbohydrate ABC transporter permease, translating into MTNLVTDPPAVATKPAPAPARERRGNPLNGLAHIALFVWALATAGPLIWVLLASFKSNTEIFLGKPFALPEHFSFKTYTDAWTEAHIGQYFINSIIVVAISTAGTMLLGSMAAYVLARYKFPGNRAIYYLFVSGLAFPTFMALAPIFGIVKSMGLLNTFTGLILVYIAYSLSFTVFFLTAFFRTLPMEIDEAALVDGAGHLRRFFQIMMPMAKSGLISITIFNIVGQWNQYLLPVVIMQGAGSDSNWVLTQGIANISVQAGYHAEWSTLFAALTLSIIPMIIVYAIFQRQIQAGLTAGAVK; encoded by the coding sequence ATGACGAATCTCGTTACCGACCCGCCCGCGGTCGCCACCAAGCCCGCCCCGGCACCCGCCCGGGAGCGGCGGGGCAACCCGCTCAACGGCCTCGCGCACATCGCCCTGTTCGTCTGGGCGCTGGCCACCGCCGGCCCGCTGATCTGGGTGCTGCTCGCCTCGTTCAAGAGCAACACCGAGATCTTCCTGGGCAAGCCGTTCGCGCTGCCCGAGCACTTCTCGTTCAAGACGTACACCGATGCCTGGACCGAGGCGCACATCGGGCAGTACTTCATCAACAGCATCATCGTGGTCGCGATCAGCACGGCCGGCACCATGCTGCTGGGCTCGATGGCCGCGTACGTGCTGGCCCGCTACAAGTTCCCGGGCAACCGGGCGATCTACTACCTGTTCGTCTCCGGCCTGGCGTTCCCGACGTTCATGGCGCTCGCCCCGATCTTCGGCATCGTGAAGAGCATGGGCCTGCTGAACACGTTCACCGGCCTGATCCTGGTGTACATCGCGTACTCGCTGTCGTTCACGGTCTTCTTCCTGACCGCGTTCTTCCGCACCCTGCCGATGGAGATCGACGAGGCGGCGCTGGTGGACGGCGCCGGTCACCTGCGGCGGTTCTTCCAGATCATGATGCCGATGGCGAAGTCCGGCCTGATCAGCATCACGATCTTCAACATCGTCGGTCAGTGGAACCAGTACCTGCTGCCGGTCGTGATCATGCAGGGCGCCGGCTCCGACTCGAACTGGGTGCTCACCCAGGGCATCGCGAACATCAGCGTCCAGGCCGGCTACCACGCCGAGTGGTCGACGCTGTTCGCCGCGCTGACCCTCTCGATCATCCCGATGATCATCGTCTACGCGATCTTCCAGCGGCAGATCCAGGCGGGTCTCACCGCCGGCGCGGTCAAGTAG
- a CDS encoding DUF1707 domain-containing protein, whose protein sequence is MHPEEATWSGPARLRTSDTEREEIAEILRAAMTEGRLSLDEGEERLTTTYAAKYRDELDVLTRDLPFGGRQALARTPHRRAATRRSLQRHASFIMIVAGLLTALWVLSGAHFFWPLFPLFFLMTGLLRHARQGRYEFAHTHRMHPRH, encoded by the coding sequence GTGCATCCCGAAGAAGCGACCTGGTCCGGGCCGGCCCGGCTGCGGACCTCTGACACCGAGCGCGAGGAGATCGCCGAGATCCTGCGCGCCGCGATGACCGAGGGCCGCCTCAGCCTGGACGAGGGCGAGGAGCGCCTGACCACCACCTATGCCGCGAAATACCGCGACGAGCTGGACGTGCTCACCCGGGATCTGCCGTTCGGCGGGCGCCAGGCCCTGGCCCGCACGCCGCACCGCCGAGCCGCGACACGCCGTTCCCTGCAGCGGCACGCCAGTTTCATCATGATCGTCGCGGGCCTGCTGACCGCGCTCTGGGTGCTCTCCGGAGCGCACTTCTTCTGGCCGCTGTTCCCGCTGTTCTTCCTGATGACGGGCTTGCTCCGGCATGCCCGGCAGGGCCGCTACGAGTTCGCCCACACCCACCGGATGCACCCGCGCCACTGA
- a CDS encoding metal-dependent hydrolase yields the protein MMGPSHALSGAAAWLAGSWALDQFADYHQTPLMIGVGTAMAAGGALLPDFDLSGKVTTNQGGATVARTFGVISLFVAEVIEKISLGIYTATRQSRDPKRDHGHRTFTHTLPFAALIGWGTTALAAHYGKWAVVGIIFFMAGLALRGLFEKWAEKAGWLIVTLASAGIAWFTAANLPGDRGYPLLGFAVGAGCVVHLLGDMITKNGVPIFWPIPTGRGRMWRMIGIPNQFAVKVGGKTETVILTTAFTIISFVSLIGLFAPILLERLHLDVWASK from the coding sequence ATGATGGGTCCATCGCACGCACTGTCGGGGGCGGCCGCCTGGCTGGCCGGCAGCTGGGCGCTCGACCAGTTCGCTGACTACCACCAGACGCCGCTGATGATCGGCGTGGGCACCGCGATGGCCGCCGGTGGCGCGCTGCTGCCCGATTTTGATCTGTCCGGGAAGGTGACCACCAACCAGGGTGGTGCCACGGTCGCCCGGACGTTCGGGGTGATCTCGCTGTTCGTGGCCGAGGTGATCGAGAAGATCTCGCTCGGCATCTACACGGCGACCCGGCAGAGCCGGGACCCGAAGCGGGACCACGGGCACCGGACGTTCACGCACACCCTGCCGTTCGCCGCGCTGATCGGCTGGGGCACCACCGCGCTGGCCGCGCACTACGGCAAGTGGGCGGTGGTCGGCATCATCTTCTTCATGGCCGGCCTGGCGCTGCGCGGCCTGTTCGAGAAGTGGGCGGAGAAGGCCGGCTGGCTGATCGTGACACTCGCCTCGGCCGGCATCGCCTGGTTCACCGCGGCCAACCTGCCCGGCGACCGCGGTTATCCGCTGCTCGGCTTCGCGGTCGGCGCCGGCTGCGTGGTGCACCTGCTCGGCGACATGATCACGAAGAACGGCGTGCCGATCTTCTGGCCGATCCCGACCGGCCGCGGCCGGATGTGGCGCATGATCGGCATCCCGAACCAGTTCGCGGTGAAGGTCGGCGGCAAGACCGAGACGGTCATCCTGACCACCGCCTTCACGATCATCTCGTTCGTCTCGCTGATCGGTCTGTTCGCGCCGATCCTGCTGGAGCGCCTCCACCTGGACGTGTGGGCCTCGAAGTAG
- a CDS encoding carbohydrate ABC transporter permease, translated as MRHGKYPFIIGFLVVPLALYLVFVVGAYLQMFQLSFTDWSGFGGFKYVGFDNFVKLWDDPVFWIALRHNVYILIAMPIVTIAIALFFAFLLNVGGKSKGGTTQGVRGSKVYRIVFFFPQLLALAIVAVIFGRVFGSDRGGMLNGLFPSSWSPWLFLADERFALACIALVLIWQQIGFYVVLFSAGMGSIGQEIYEAAALDGATKVTLFFRITLPLLWDTLQVAWVYLGIAAFDLFALVNIMSVNKGGPNNATQVLSYQIYLNAFQNSQAGYASAIGVVLFFLTLTFAALTLRVTRRDTVNA; from the coding sequence ATGCGGCACGGCAAGTATCCCTTCATCATCGGTTTCCTTGTCGTGCCGCTGGCGCTCTACTTGGTCTTCGTGGTCGGCGCCTATCTGCAGATGTTCCAGCTGTCCTTCACGGACTGGTCGGGCTTCGGCGGCTTCAAGTACGTGGGCTTCGACAACTTCGTGAAGCTGTGGGACGACCCGGTCTTCTGGATCGCGCTGCGGCACAACGTCTACATCCTGATCGCGATGCCGATCGTCACCATCGCGATCGCCCTGTTCTTCGCGTTCCTGCTGAACGTCGGCGGCAAGAGCAAGGGCGGCACCACCCAGGGCGTCCGGGGCTCCAAGGTCTACCGGATCGTCTTCTTCTTCCCGCAGCTGCTGGCGCTGGCCATCGTCGCGGTGATCTTCGGCCGGGTGTTCGGCTCGGACCGGGGCGGCATGCTCAACGGCCTGTTCCCCAGCTCGTGGTCGCCGTGGCTGTTCCTGGCCGACGAGCGGTTCGCGCTGGCCTGTATCGCGCTGGTGCTGATCTGGCAGCAGATCGGCTTCTACGTGGTGCTCTTCTCGGCCGGCATGGGCTCGATCGGGCAGGAGATCTACGAGGCCGCCGCGCTGGACGGCGCCACCAAGGTCACGCTGTTCTTCCGGATCACGCTGCCGCTGCTCTGGGACACCCTCCAGGTCGCCTGGGTCTACCTCGGCATCGCCGCGTTCGACCTGTTCGCCCTGGTCAACATCATGTCGGTGAACAAGGGCGGGCCGAACAACGCGACCCAGGTGCTGAGCTACCAGATCTACCTGAACGCCTTCCAGAACTCGCAGGCCGGTTACGCCTCCGCGATCGGCGTGGTGCTCTTCTTCCTGACCCTGACGTTCGCCGCACTGACCCTGCGGGTCACCCGTCGCGACACCGTGAACGCCTGA